GAATTTTCAAACAGGAGATGACCGCTATTTATGCCCAGCAGACGAAACGGAGAGATGAGCTAAAAGCAGAAAGTAAAAAAGTGATAGAGCAGCTCCTGTTGAAAATTTCTACCGGCGAAGTGCAAATGGCAGGTCTTGAAAAAATGATTGTGGAGCTTTCTGAAAATCTGAAATGCACCCAGGGCAAGAGGGTGTATGGCTATCTCCCTCCTCGCACAAAAAAGTTAGTGGACAGCATTACCGATGAGCTTGCTAAAGAACCGACCATAGCTCACGCTTATAAGCTGTGGTGTGAAATGCGAAGTGAGATTACCGCAAGCTATCGTGATGCTCCCGAACCGATACTTCCCCTGTCACAGCAGAAAGAATTTAAGTCTATCAAAAATCACATCATCTATGAGGCGGATCGGCTTGCAAAGGGTGAAATCACTCTTGCAGAGCTTGATGAGGTGGAGCAGCCGGATGAATCACCTATGCAGGATGAAACAATTACTGACAACAGCTTTCCAGAACCTATAGATGCACAGGAAGAATTTGAAGCAGAGGAAAATACTTCACCCTATGTCAAGTGGACAGATGATTACAAACAAGCTCGTGTTTTTCTCTTTGGGGATACAGACCACGAGCCTGATTTTGAACAAGCCTTAGAGCTACTGCGAGCAGAATCCCAAAATGGGAATATGCTCGCAGTTTTTGATTTAGGGAGAATGTATGCTGACGGTCTTGGCGTGGAAATTGATACCGACAAGGCACAGGAATATTACGCACAGGCTCTTGATGGATTTCTATTTCTCGAAAACAAAAAGCCTTGGAAATACCTCGAATATCGTATCGGAAAAATGTACGCACAAGGTTTGGGAACAGATCAAGATTACGAATTAGCCGCCAAGTGGTTTGATAAATCAGTAGCAGAAAAATACAAGTTTGCAGAATACTCTCTCGGAGGTCTTTACTATCGAGGGCAGGGTGTGGAGCAAAGCTATGAGAAAGCCTTTGAATTATATCTTCGCAGTGCAAAGCAAGGCTTTCCCTATGCTGATTTTGAAGTGGCAAAAATGTTCCGTGATGGCATTGGTACTCAAAAATATGAAGAACAAAGCAACCATCACTTTGAAAAAGCCTATGTCGGTTTTGCCAGCTTAGAAAAACAAAGCCACGATGACAAAATCCAATATCGCCTTGGTTGGATGCTCCAAAATGGTATTGGTACTGAAAAAGACATTCCTAAAGCTAAGGAATACTTTGAAAAATCAGCAAAGCTGGGCAATCCCTTTGCCTGCTATTCTTTGGCTAAACTCATTCTTGCTGAAGATAATCCTACTACCCAAGAATTGCAAACAGCATTAAAGTATCTGCAAACTGCATCAGACAGTGGAAATGAGTTCGCTCAGTATTCTCTTGCCAAGCTCTATTACAAAGGCGAACATTTAGAGCAGAATCTCGCTAAAGCTGTGGAGCTGTTTTCCCTGTCGGCAGAGCAAAGTAATAAGTGGGCAGCATACTCGCTCGGTAAAATTTATCTTACCGAGGAAAGCTGTAGAGATATTCAAAAGGCTGTAAAGTGGTTGACACAATCAGCAGAAAAGCAAAATCAGTTTGCACAGTATCAGCTTGGCAAACTTTATCTTACAGGTGCGCAGATACCTAAGGATGTCCAGAAAGCAGTTTCCTATCTCACTGCATCAGCGGAGCAAGGCAATCAGTTTGCTGGGTATGCTCTCGGCAAGCTATATCTTATGGGCAAGGACGTGCCAAAGGATAAGCAAACAGCCATCAAATGGTTTAAGATGTCGGCAGAGCAAGGCAATGAGTATGCCCAATTTTTCCTCAACAATATGAACAAGTGGAAAGAACCCTCGGTATCCTTTGCAGTGACAAGGCTCATGCACCATATGAGTAGAATATTTGAAAATAACCAACCACCGCAAAAAGCCTCTATTAGCTTACAAATTGACAGCAAGCGTATGCGGAAACTGCGTGAAAAGAAAATGGCACAGGGTCATAAGCAGGACGACCACGAACAGCGTTTGGAATATTAAAAAAGGAGTTGCACTTTTATGAAAAAGAATAAGAAAGAACCCTATCAGAAGTTCCGTTCCAATAAATTCAATATCCCTCAGAATGCCAAAGGCTACCCAATCAAACGGGTAGCCTTTCATCGTAAAGTGGGCAAAAACAATTAAGGAGGTAGCCTATGACAAAATACATTCATTTTACCGATGAGGAAAAAGAACGAGCAAACAGCGTTGATCTTGAACATTTTTTGTTACAGCAAGGCGAAAAGCTCATTCCCTCCGGCAGAGAAAAAAGACTCTCCAGTGACCACAGCATCACCGTTCGTGGCAACGAGTGGTACGATCACGCTGCCGAGCAAGGAGGTTATGCAATTGATTTTGTAAAAAATTTTTATAACCTTTCATTCCCCGATGCAGTCACCATGCTGTTAGGCGGCAACTGCGGAACGGTCTACCATCAGGCATCGGAACGTGTGGAAGAACCCAAAAAGCCATTTGAATTGCCGCCACAGAATAAGGAAATGCGAAGAACCTTTGCCTATCTCATCAAGCACCGCTGTTTAGACAGTGAGGTGCTATCGATATTTGCAAGGGATAAGTTAATTTATGAGAGCCTTGAAAAATCCAAGGATGGAAAAAATGAG
Above is a window of Faecalispora anaeroviscerum DNA encoding:
- the mobP3 gene encoding MobP3 family relaxase → MPRVILKCPYLKSGDTTHKENFVKYIATRDGVQKISVRNKNCPSTRKQEQLITQILKEFSDTKNLFEYEDYLQNKTMENASEFITIALEHNLDVVAKKENYVDYIANRPRVEKLSFHGLFNGGSDEIVLSKVAKEVAEHGGNVWTPIISLRREDAISTGFDNAQRWKDYLSSYAPTIAESLKIPLKELRWYASFHNESHHPHIHMICYCENARHGFLDKKGIATIKSGLVSGIFKQEMTAIYAQQTKRRDELKAESKKVIEQLLLKISTGEVQMAGLEKMIVELSENLKCTQGKRVYGYLPPRTKKLVDSITDELAKEPTIAHAYKLWCEMRSEITASYRDAPEPILPLSQQKEFKSIKNHIIYEADRLAKGEITLAELDEVEQPDESPMQDETITDNSFPEPIDAQEEFEAEENTSPYVKWTDDYKQARVFLFGDTDHEPDFEQALELLRAESQNGNMLAVFDLGRMYADGLGVEIDTDKAQEYYAQALDGFLFLENKKPWKYLEYRIGKMYAQGLGTDQDYELAAKWFDKSVAEKYKFAEYSLGGLYYRGQGVEQSYEKAFELYLRSAKQGFPYADFEVAKMFRDGIGTQKYEEQSNHHFEKAYVGFASLEKQSHDDKIQYRLGWMLQNGIGTEKDIPKAKEYFEKSAKLGNPFACYSLAKLILAEDNPTTQELQTALKYLQTASDSGNEFAQYSLAKLYYKGEHLEQNLAKAVELFSLSAEQSNKWAAYSLGKIYLTEESCRDIQKAVKWLTQSAEKQNQFAQYQLGKLYLTGAQIPKDVQKAVSYLTASAEQGNQFAGYALGKLYLMGKDVPKDKQTAIKWFKMSAEQGNEYAQFFLNNMNKWKEPSVSFAVTRLMHHMSRIFENNQPPQKASISLQIDSKRMRKLREKKMAQGHKQDDHEQRLEY